TAATTTCTTTTCAAAGATTTTTAACAGACGGGAAATTTCCTGTGGAGTTTCTTGGACAGAAGTTTCTATGGATCTTTTTTGCTTTTCGTTTTTTTTAGCAACATAAGAGAGAAAATCTGTTAAAGAAAGGGTTTTTGCTCTTAATGCTCTGCAGCGTTTAATCAACTCTTGATCATTGGATACAACTGTTGTGTGTGCTGGTTTTTTGTGTAATTGAATCTCTTCGAAGATATAGAAGTCAGCTGTTATGCTTAAAGGGGTATAGATGATCTCTAATTGGCTTATATGATGTTTTGTAGAGTGTTTTTCATGAGGATCACTGCCATCAAAGACTAAGACAATATCTAAAAAAGAAGAGATAGAGTTTGCGAAATAGGAGATGAGTTCATGACGGTATTGGCGCAGGGGAGTACGTTTTTTTGTTAAATAAAAAAGCAGATTGTAACCATCTACAAAGTAGCGCATTAAATAAGAGATGCTAATAGAGGAAAAAGTTTATCTAATGCTTTTCTGCGATGGGAGATTTTATTTTTAGTAGCTTCTTCTAGTTGAGCAAAGGTTTTTCTATATTCGTGTTTTAGGAAAATAGAATCATAACCAAAACCTAAACTGCCTTTTTCTTTTTCTAAAATAACCCCCTCTACTTTTCCTGTAGCGGCCTTTTTTAAACCCTCAGGAGAAGCTAGAGAGATTACACATTCAAAATAGGCATGGCGCAAGGGATCTTGCAAATGCTGCATAGATTTAAGCAGCTTTTGCCTATTTTGTCTATCGGTTGCATTATCCCCTGCGTAACGATGGGAAAAAATACCGGGCTCTCCATTTAAAGCGGGTACAACAAGTCCTGAATCATCAGCAATTACCCACGCATCCAATTGAATAGCCGCATGTATAGCTTTAGCAGTGGAGTTTTCTATAAAACTTATTCCTATTTCTTCTTGAGGGGTATAAGAGGGAAAATCGATTAAGCTTAATAGATCCAATTTAGGAAATAATTTAAGTATAGCACGAAACTCTCTGATTTTATGTACATTCTTACTGGCAATAATCAAACGCATAAAGCTATTCTCTTGTTTTAATAAAGATATAACAAATCAGAGACATTGGATGCAAAGTTCCTTTTCAAAATTTTAAAGATAGCTGTGGATTGCTTCTATGGTAAAAGTTTCTTCTTGAAACCGAAAGGACTCTCCTACTGATAAACCATTAATCGTTGAAGCCAACTTTGATTGAAAGGAAAGAATATTTTTTTCTGGATCAGCATCCCAAGGTCCTAGAATTGTGTAGTTTATTGTTTCTCCGTGAGTATTTTTGCAATCAATAATAGATCCTACTCCTACTTCTTGAGTAGAGATATCCTCTTTTGACAAAACACGCGCGCGATGCATTTGATCAGATAGGGTTTTTAGTTCTGATTGTAGTCTGTCTCTACGCTCTAAGGCAGCTTTGAATTCTGCATTTTCTCTTAGGTCTCCATGAGCTCTTGCAATTTCAATTTCTTTAGCATTTTCTACGGTTTCTACTGTGGCTATTTGTTGAATTCTTTGCTGCAATTTTTGGTATCCTTCTTGGGTTGTCCAAATAGTAAGGTCTTCTTGAACCTCTTTTTTATGAAGTTTAGCCAATTGAGGGTATGCCACTTCTGCAAGCGAGACAAAGATTTTTTGATCGTGATCGCTCAAAGAGTGACATTTTGTAACAAGAAGAAGAAATTCTTTTACATCTTCAATGCTGGATTCTTGCATGATCTGTCTCACTATAGCAAAACGACCAGCTGATAGGAGATTATGAATCTTTTTAACAAGGTCTCTTTGTAGAGGTTGATGTTCAATCCTGCTAAGTAAAACTAAAAGCCCTTCAAAAAATCTTGTTCGGCCCTGTTTATCACAAAGGGGAAGTGTTTTTTGGCTAATGACTTTTTGAAAGTACCAAATAAAAGCAGATGGGTATTTAGCTGGATGTATGTATAGTTGTTCTAATTTCTTAATGAGGCCATCTGAGGCTTTAGCTACGAGTAAAGCAGAAAGGATATAATCTCTTAATGGAGAAATGTCGATATAAAAAAGCAAATCTAAAAAAATCTGTGGCCATTCTTCAGAGTTTTGTTGTAGATGGTTTAAGCAACGTTTTTTAAAACTAATGATTTTGATCTCATCGATTAGTTTAAAAATAGAGGAACAGTTTTTAAAAATTTCTTTTATATTTTCAGATTCTTTTTCTTCTTTTAAATCCTGCAAAAAGAAATGAATTTGTAGGCTTTGAGCAGGAGTGATGTCAGTAAGCAAAAGAGCTTCAGAGAGCTTGGTCTTCAGGGTTGTTTTGAACTCTTCATTCTTCAGTGTTTCTGGAAAATCTTTTAAAAATCCATAGACCATTTCAATAAGAGTGTCTGCATTAGGCTTACTTTGTAATACGTCACTGAGCTTTTGCTCATGACTTATTTCCGTTTGTCTCAATTTAAAACTATTTTTAATATCTTCAGGGATTTCAATAAAGGTATCTTTTTTTAGCTTGGATCTAGTTGCTTGCCACCATCTTGTCCATTCTTTAGCAGGAATGATGAGATCACATAGTTCATCTTTAATTTCTGCGGTTGTTTTAGGGCCTAAATCCTTTAATAACATATGAATTACACCAACTGGATCTTTTCTGGCTTTTTTTTCGAGCAAATCAGGGTTTCCGAACCGCAAAGCTAAAAAATGATCAGGAGGAATAGGTATTAAAACTTTGAAGGCTGTTACAAAGGAAAGATCTTTCCTTCCGGGAACATAATCAAACTCGATGCTCACTTGTTCGAGAACAAAAGAAAAATCTACAATTTCTCCAACACCCCATCCTCCTGTATGAAAGACATAATTTCCAATTTTCATATGAGAGAGCAGCTCAAAGTTGCTAACTGCGCCTTGGAACTTTTCTCGATTGCGTAGCCCTATTAAACGAATTTTTTCGTTAAAAAGAGGATCATTTGGGTATTTAGCTTTCAAGAAATCTAAGGTCATCTGAGCCAAGGCATCATCATTCATTGTCTGTAAATCAATGATAAGCTTGAATATTTCTTCAGAACCAGGACTCTGTGGGGTAACTCGCCACAAGGGCAGAATTTCTTGTACATGTAGACCAAAAGAATCGGCCATTTCAGAGTATTTGATACTTTGTAAAATTGCTTTGAGTTCTTCTATATCCAACTCATCCCCGGCGCAATACTCCTCCCACAACTTGAGTACTCCAGAATAGTTGTGTTTAGCGATATGAGTTTGGAAATCTTTAAGATAGCTCATTTGAATTCCTTATAATCTATAGAAAATATGTGAAAGAAAACGGCGTCAAAAGGATCATAAGCTCCATTTTTGACTTTTTAACTAATAGTTCAGATTGCTTTTTCTTGCATCCGTTGAGTATATGAGTTCAACTAATTATCTTCAATTAAAACCCTAAAAACAATTCCTGGGATAGAAAGGATTGTTTTTTTGAAATTCAAATTTTTATTGATTTTTTTTAAAAAATTATTTTGTTTTTCTTACATCTAAAAGTAGGTGACTCCAATCGGCTAAGCAAATTCCTATTAAGGCGTAGATAAAGTATGTTTTAAAATGTTTGTAAAAAGAAAAGATATTCTCTGAAAAAGAAAAGATAAAACTAAGTAGAAATAGAATGGAGCTAAGCCAAATAATACGCGTAAAAGAACCTAATAAAAAGGAATGGGAAATGCCTCTATGTTTAAATATTTTGGAGTAACCACGAAAAGGCAATGTGATAAATCCACGCAGGGAAAATAGTTTTATTTTGTGAACAAGGTCTAAATCTGGATTCATGAACAAAGTGGCATAGGTAAAGGTTGCCGTAAAAATAATCAAAGCTTTCTCTGAGGGCTGAAAGAAATAATAACCAAAACCCACTAAAGCAGGTAGCATGAAGAAAAGATTGAATCCAGTATGAGTTTTATAGTTTGCCATAGCTTGATCCTTTTAAAGTGGCCCTTTCAACCTTGAAGTGCACAAAAAAGAACATATAAATACTTGAAAAAACATCTATTGTGCACCCGAGCATAGCATGTTTGTAGATAATCTCGTAAACACTTCTAGTGGAGTTTCGAAGTTGAGAGCCTTTCTAGGTCTGTTATTTAGTAAAGTTTCCACCCTTTCTATATCCTTGGAAGTCGTATCTAAAAAGCTTTGTGTTTTAGGAAAATATTGCCTAACTAGTCCGTTTGTATGCTCATTTAAGCCTCTTTCCCAAGAATGGTAGGGCGTTGCAAAGTAGAAGTCTGTCTCTAGCTCGAAACTAACCATTTGGTGATAGGCAAATTCTTTTCCGTTGTCTGCTGTTAATGTGTGTACAAAATCTTTGATAGGTTTAAGTTGTTCAATTAACGCTTGACTTACTTCCTCTGCAGTTTTATGAGAAACTTTGGCGAGCTTAGTTAGCTTGGAAGTTCTTTCTACCATTGATACAATTACGCCTTTATGTCCTGCCCCTATGACTGTATCTAGTTCCCAGTCTCCTAAACGAGTCTTTTTTTCTACAATACAAGGCCGTTGCTTAATATCTATACGACCAGGCATGTTCCCTCTTCCAGAAGCTCCCTTTCTCTGCTTGTTATATTTTTTCCCTCGATGACGGAGCTCTCTATAAAGCTGTCCTCCCTGTCGTTTATCTTTCCAGATATGATTATAGATGGTCTCATGACTAACATGTTCTTTACCATGTCTTTTAAGCCATCCGGATATTTGTATAGGGCTCCATTGCAACTTGATTTTTTCTTCAATACGGGTAACTATTTGAGGAGTCATTTTTTTATTGGGCTGAGAATTTTTTCTAAGAAATGCTTTTTCTTGAGCTTGCTGATGACGGTATCCTCGTTGCCCTTTATTTCTCTTAAGTTCCCTACTAATAGTGCTATGATGAACTTTTAGAATGTTTGCTATTGAGCTAGATGTATCTCCTCTAGCTTTTAAAATATAAATCTGACATCTTTGGTCATAGGTTAGGTGATGGTAGCCTTTAGGCAAGGTCTCTCCTTGTGTTTGATTGTTAAAAATCACAATAGAGATTCTTTCATCGCCTGCCTATTCTTTTTTTAATTCTTCTGTGCACTTCAAACTTGAAAAGACTAGTCTTGTTAAAAACTAAGTAGCTCTTTATTTTTGATGCGTCCTTTAAAAATATACTAATCTTATTTCAAATTAAGAATAACCTCTAAACGACATATGGATGCGATTATGATTAAAGTATTTGGAAAAAATCTATGTATTTCCCAACCTATAAAGCTTATTTCTAATATATTTGAATATACGCACTCTAGATAAGAGTAATTTGTGAATTCTTCACTTAAGATGTGTTGTGCTATTTTTCTTATTAGCACTTCTTGGATTTTTGCAGAACAAAATTCTTTTTGCCTAGAAAAATTTGAAGAAAACTCTCTTTTTCATGATCTAGAATTAGTAGGAAAAATTTATGAAGAGATGCCTGATAAGCTCCCTTTTATCTATAACTATTCAGCATTAGGAGGTTATTTTCATATACCTTCTGCACGTATGGATGCAATAGGCACTTTAGCAGCAAATATAACCTCCTCCTCCTCTTTTCAAATTTACAGTGTTGGGTTTCAATTTTTTGATCGGATTCAAGTATCAGCTAATTACCATATTTACAAAGGCATGAAAAAACAAAACACAGCTAGAATAGCAAATATTAAGTTGGGATTGATTCAAGATGATTTTACGTATGTTCCATCTCTTGCTATAGGCATAGATGATTTTATCGGGGTAGGGAGTGTTGATTCCTCTTATATTGTGATGAGCAAGCAGCTTCTTTCTCTCAATTTAGAATGTTCTTTGGGATGGGGCAGAAAAAGATTACAAGGGATATTTGCAGGAATATCTTGGAGCCCATTTAGAAAAAGCAAAAAGGCATTTCTGAAAAATCTCTCACTTATCGCTGAATATGACTCTGGTAGTAATAAGTCACACTCTTTAAAGAGAAAAATAAATACAGGTCTTGTATTTTCAGCAGGTGATTATTTTCAATTTTCCATTGCAAGTCTAAGAGGAAAAGAAGTAGCTGTATCTGGTTGTTTGCAATTTCCTCTAGGGTTGAACCAAAAAACAAAACCGCAAGATCCTTGTTTATATGTATCGCCCGTCAATACAGAGCCTTTAGGATGTATTCGTAATGAGCAAGACTTTTCTCAAGAAATTGCTTATGCATTAAAGCAGCAAGGTCTTGATTTATATAGAGCAACTCTTCAATACAATGCTTTTGGGGAAAAGCAGCTGTGTTTAAAGATTATCAATACACGTTATCGCGAAGAGTGTGAAGTTAGAGAGAGAATTCAATGTGTTTTAGCAGCTTTGATCCCTTCTGATATTACAAGTATTTTACTGGTTATAGAAGAAGGCGGAGTGAACTGTCAAGCCTATTGTTTTGATAGAAAACTTCTGGGGTTTTGGTATCACAATCAAATAAGCGATTTTGCATATAATGCACTCTCTCCTCTACAAGAAGTTCCAGAGTGTAAGAATTGTTATGAAGAAGCGATTATTTTTCAAAGGCATAAGCCGATTGGAACATTGGTAATACGTCCTCGGATGCTTACCTTTTTTGGTACCAACAATGGCAAATTTAAGTACAACATTGGCGCTATCCTTTCTCCTGAGGGCTATATTAAAGATCAGCTCTACTATAAAATTCAACTGGGTTATTCGGTTGCATCTAGTATGCAAAAAATCACGCAACATCAGAAAAATCCTTCGTATCTACCTATTGTGCGTTCAGATACATTATCCTATTTGCGTCCTAATCGACTTTCTTTAGAAGAGGCTTATTTACAGAAAACCTGGAATTTGGGATATGGATGGTTTTTTCGCACAGCAACCGGTTATTTTGAAATCGCTTATGCAGGAATTGTAGCAGAGTATTTATTTTATCCGGTTAATAGTAACTGGGCAATTGGTTTAGAATGCGCTGCAACTTATAAACGTAGATACCAGGGTATTGCCTTTACCAACCATATAAAACAACTAAAAAAAACAGGATATGTCGAGATTCCTTTTATAGGGATGCAATATTTCCTAGATGTTTATTATGACTGCAAACCCTTACATGTAGATCTGCAAATGAGTGTAGGGCGATTTTTAGCCAAAGAAAGAGGAATTCGCATAGAGTTAGGTCGGTATTTTCCTATTGGATTGCGTTTTTCTCTTTGGATGACTATCACAAATGGTCATGATCGAGTAAATGGAAGAGTCTATTACGATAAAGGCTTTTGTTGTGTCTTACCGCTCGATCTTTTTTTTCCCCGTAGTTCTCGTAACTATCTGGGATTTTCTATGTCGGCCTATCTTCGAGATGTAGGAGCTAGAGCAAAAACAGGGACGCCTCTTTATGATATTTTATATCGCGCCCGTTATAATTACTAGAGCAAATCCTTATCTTCGGAAAATTCTAACTTCTCTCTAACTGTGCTTGGATCTCCTTTTCTATTTGTGAAAAGAGCCCTTTCAACCTCAAAGTACACAAAAAAGAACATATAAATACTTGAAAAAACTGCTCTATAATAGTTTGATTTCAAATTAAAAATTGTATAACTAGGTTTTTTTGAAAAAATTGATCTATCTTGCAAGAAGATGTTATCTTTTATATAAAAATGTTTATACATTCAAACTCTTAATTTGAATGTAAAAGAGTATAAAGCATGTGCTACTTGTGGGTATGTCCACCCTTCATCTAAAAATAAAATAGATTTGATTCTATCGCATAGCCTTTTATCCCGTTCATGGCGATGACGAGCCTTGAGGATGTCTTTTTGGTTTCTTGTTAAGAAGTTCGCTTTTAGTTGCATATGAGCAAAACTTATATCTCAATCCATTAGAAAATTTCAATGAATTTAGTGTTTGAAAAGTCTTTTTTTTAATGCATTTCAGTATATTTCGAGGTTGAAAGGGCCGATGTTAAAGAACGGTTTAAAAAAATATATTGTCAAATTTGATAAAAGTGTTATATCAATGATTCTTATGGAATAAACTTCTGTAAAGTTAACTATTTATAACATTTGAGTATAAGCCTATTCCGTTCAGAATAGTCTTTTGGATGCTTTAACTTGTCTTCTAAGTCAGCTCTCTGGCTAGGGGTCAGTTTTTTCATGCTCAATAGCTTAACACAAAACAAAATATTTTTTTATTCTTCGGAAGCACTATATATGGATTCTAAGCACTTTCTTATCTTAACTAGCATAATTTTTTTTTCAGCTCCTTTGTGGGGAGATACCTATACAGTTTCAAGTGAGGCCGATGCAGGCCCAGGTAGCCTTAGACAAGCTATTTTAGATCTGAATGAGACGGGGAATACAGCTACTAATACTATAACTATAAATAGCGGATTGCCTCCTATTCTGCTTACTAGCAAATTACCTGTTATCCAAAGAACGGCAACGATTACTACTTCTGGAACAGTTCCTCAAATAATTGATGGGAACCAAAATCGTTTATTTGTTGCAAATGCTAATCTAACTATCGAAAATTGCAATATACAAAATGGTGCGGCTATTGGGGGAAATGGAATCTCAGGTCAAAGTAGTGGAGGAGGAGGGGGATTAGGAGCAGGGGGTGGAGTGTATGTAGCTCCTAATACTGTTGTTACTTTGAATAACACCTCTCTTAATAATAATCTTGCACAAGGAGGAAAAGGTGCAAGTGGTTTTCAAAATTTGAAAGGAGGAGGTTTCAGTGGATCAGGAGGAGGGGCTAGTTTTTCATCAGCTGACCCAAATGCTAGTCGGACACAAGGAGGAGGGGATAATCCAGGTCAACATGGATCTATGGGAAACCCAGTAGCAGGAGGAGGAAATAAAGGAGGAAAGGGAGGATTATCAAATCCTGGATTTATCTTCAACGATCTACCATTTAACTTTGTACAGGGAGTTCCAGCTAGAGGTCTAGGCAGGCTTCTAGATGTTATAGGTGGTATTAGTGACATATCTCGTAAATTCATAAATGTTAGCCTAACACCCAACTTTAACATAATAAACGGTCAGTCAGGTAGTAGTTCTGGAAACTTAAGGAGAGGGGGTGGAGACGGTGGAGACGGTGGTTCTACTACAAATGGTATTTATGAGTTTTTGTCAAGTGATGAACCTGTATATACAGGAGAAATAGAAGAAGGAGGCGTAGATGGAGGAGCAGGAGGAATAGGTGGAGCCGGTGGCGGAGGAGGTGGCGGGGCATATGTTGCACAGCCCCCAACTTTATTTGAGCAAGCAGTAAGCCCATTCGAAGATGAAATAGGTTACTCAAAAATACAACTTGTATCTCAACCTGGTAATGGGGGTGATGAGGTAGGTGGTGGTGGTGCTGCAGGTAACCTAAGAAATGGTGGTGATGGTGGTG
This is a stretch of genomic DNA from Candidatus Rhabdochlamydia oedothoracis. It encodes these proteins:
- a CDS encoding DUF2227 family putative metal-binding protein gives rise to the protein MANYKTHTGFNLFFMLPALVGFGYYFFQPSEKALIIFTATFTYATLFMNPDLDLVHKIKLFSLRGFITLPFRGYSKIFKHRGISHSFLLGSFTRIIWLSSILFLLSFIFSFSENIFSFYKHFKTYFIYALIGICLADWSHLLLDVRKTK
- a CDS encoding NYN domain-containing protein, with amino-acid sequence MRYFVDGYNLLFYLTKKRTPLRQYRHELISYFANSISSFLDIVLVFDGSDPHEKHSTKHHISQLEIIYTPLSITADFYIFEEIQLHKKPAHTTVVSNDQELIKRCRALRAKTLSLTDFLSYVAKKNEKQKRSIETSVQETPQEISRLLKIFEKKLKEP
- a CDS encoding YjbH domain-containing protein, coding for MNSSLKMCCAIFLISTSWIFAEQNSFCLEKFEENSLFHDLELVGKIYEEMPDKLPFIYNYSALGGYFHIPSARMDAIGTLAANITSSSSFQIYSVGFQFFDRIQVSANYHIYKGMKKQNTARIANIKLGLIQDDFTYVPSLAIGIDDFIGVGSVDSSYIVMSKQLLSLNLECSLGWGRKRLQGIFAGISWSPFRKSKKAFLKNLSLIAEYDSGSNKSHSLKRKINTGLVFSAGDYFQFSIASLRGKEVAVSGCLQFPLGLNQKTKPQDPCLYVSPVNTEPLGCIRNEQDFSQEIAYALKQQGLDLYRATLQYNAFGEKQLCLKIINTRYREECEVRERIQCVLAALIPSDITSILLVIEEGGVNCQAYCFDRKLLGFWYHNQISDFAYNALSPLQEVPECKNCYEEAIIFQRHKPIGTLVIRPRMLTFFGTNNGKFKYNIGAILSPEGYIKDQLYYKIQLGYSVASSMQKITQHQKNPSYLPIVRSDTLSYLRPNRLSLEEAYLQKTWNLGYGWFFRTATGYFEIAYAGIVAEYLFYPVNSNWAIGLECAATYKRRYQGIAFTNHIKQLKKTGYVEIPFIGMQYFLDVYYDCKPLHVDLQMSVGRFLAKERGIRIELGRYFPIGLRFSLWMTITNGHDRVNGRVYYDKGFCCVLPLDLFFPRSSRNYLGFSMSAYLRDVGARAKTGTPLYDILYRARYNY
- a CDS encoding GreA/GreB family elongation factor; translated protein: MSYLKDFQTHIAKHNYSGVLKLWEEYCAGDELDIEELKAILQSIKYSEMADSFGLHVQEILPLWRVTPQSPGSEEIFKLIIDLQTMNDDALAQMTLDFLKAKYPNDPLFNEKIRLIGLRNREKFQGAVSNFELLSHMKIGNYVFHTGGWGVGEIVDFSFVLEQVSIEFDYVPGRKDLSFVTAFKVLIPIPPDHFLALRFGNPDLLEKKARKDPVGVIHMLLKDLGPKTTAEIKDELCDLIIPAKEWTRWWQATRSKLKKDTFIEIPEDIKNSFKLRQTEISHEQKLSDVLQSKPNADTLIEMVYGFLKDFPETLKNEEFKTTLKTKLSEALLLTDITPAQSLQIHFFLQDLKEEKESENIKEIFKNCSSIFKLIDEIKIISFKKRCLNHLQQNSEEWPQIFLDLLFYIDISPLRDYILSALLVAKASDGLIKKLEQLYIHPAKYPSAFIWYFQKVISQKTLPLCDKQGRTRFFEGLLVLLSRIEHQPLQRDLVKKIHNLLSAGRFAIVRQIMQESSIEDVKEFLLLVTKCHSLSDHDQKIFVSLAEVAYPQLAKLHKKEVQEDLTIWTTQEGYQKLQQRIQQIATVETVENAKEIEIARAHGDLRENAEFKAALERRDRLQSELKTLSDQMHRARVLSKEDISTQEVGVGSIIDCKNTHGETINYTILGPWDADPEKNILSFQSKLASTINGLSVGESFRFQEETFTIEAIHSYL
- the rdgB gene encoding RdgB/HAM1 family non-canonical purine NTP pyrophosphatase yields the protein MRLIIASKNVHKIREFRAILKLFPKLDLLSLIDFPSYTPQEEIGISFIENSTAKAIHAAIQLDAWVIADDSGLVVPALNGEPGIFSHRYAGDNATDRQNRQKLLKSMQHLQDPLRHAYFECVISLASPEGLKKAATGKVEGVILEKEKGSLGFGYDSIFLKHEYRKTFAQLEEATKNKISHRRKALDKLFPLLASLI
- a CDS encoding IS30 family transposase; protein product: MIFNNQTQGETLPKGYHHLTYDQRCQIYILKARGDTSSSIANILKVHHSTISRELKRNKGQRGYRHQQAQEKAFLRKNSQPNKKMTPQIVTRIEEKIKLQWSPIQISGWLKRHGKEHVSHETIYNHIWKDKRQGGQLYRELRHRGKKYNKQRKGASGRGNMPGRIDIKQRPCIVEKKTRLGDWELDTVIGAGHKGVIVSMVERTSKLTKLAKVSHKTAEEVSQALIEQLKPIKDFVHTLTADNGKEFAYHQMVSFELETDFYFATPYHSWERGLNEHTNGLVRQYFPKTQSFLDTTSKDIERVETLLNNRPRKALNFETPLEVFTRLSTNMLCSGAQ